GAAGCCCTCGTGGACGCCCGCCTGCCATACGCCGAAGACGGCGCCGCTGGGCTCGCGGGCCAGGCACATCGTGCCGAACTCGCCTACCTGCATCGGCTCCATCAGCACCTCACCGCCGTTCTCACGGATCTTGGCGGCGGTGGCGGCGGCGTCCGGGGAGGCGAAGTACAGGCACCACTGCGACTGGCCCTCCTGGCCGGGCATCGGCGGGACGACCGCGGCGACCGCCTTGCCGTCGACGAAGGCCTGTGTGTAGTTCCCGTACTCCGACGACGCCTCGCCGAAGGTCCAGCCCAGGACGTCGCCGTAGAAGCTCTTGGCGCCCTCCAGGTCGCTGAACATCGCGTCGGCCCAACAAGGGGCTCCCTCTGGTCGTACGGCCATGACGACGGCCCTCCCGATGAGATGGATTGTCCGGTTCCTCACGCTAGTCACCCGGCGGTCGACTCGCCCGCCGAACACGGAAGTCACCGAGAGTTACTCATGGGCGCAACGGCGCGTGGGAGCACATGGCGGGAGTGTTGGCACACACGCGGCGCCGTCCGCCCCATCCGGCAGGTTTGCACCTCCAGGGCGCGAAACCGCCCCCTTCACGCCGTACCCACCCGTCACTCAGGGTGTTTGGCTGGTGCCGCGGATCACCGTACCGATCTTCACGACCCGTCCGCTCAGCTCCGCGCACCTTCCTGGAGGGAACGTGTCCACACCGGACAGCGCCACCGGTCCCGCTCTCGACGAACCCGAACCCGGCCCTTCCGCCGCCGCCTCCACCGACGGGCAGCTCACCAGTCTCAGCACCCGGGCGGCCCGTCAGCTCGCCACGACCCACAAGTCCGAACCGCAGATGCAGGCCATCAGCTCGCGCTGGCTGCTGCGGATGCTGCCCTGGGTGGACATCAAGGGCGGCGCCTACCGTGTCAACCGGCGGCTCCAACTGCGGGTCGGCCGGGGCCGGGTGCAGTTCGAGCAGAACGGCGGGGACGACGTCCGGGTCATCCCGGAGACCCTCACCGAGCTGCCCGTGCTGCGCGGCTACTCCGACAACGGCGCCCTCGCGGAGCTCTCCGCCCGCTTCCGGGTGCGGGAGGTCCGGGCCGGTCAGGTCGTCTTCGAGGCCGGGCAGCCGGTGACGGAGGCGTACCTCGTCGTGCACGGCCGGTTCGCCCGCTTCACCGCCGGCAAGTACGGCGAGGAGGAGATCGTCGGGGTCGTCTCCGGCGGCGACCAGCTCGGCGACGAGGCCGTCGGGCAGGACGACCCGCTGTGGCTGAGCTCGGTGCGCGCGGAGACCTCGGGCGTGCTGCTGGCGCTGCCGTGGGACGTGCTGCGGGAGTTCATGGGGCGGGTGCCGTCCCTCGCGGCCCATCTGGAGGCCTACGCGGCACGGCAGCGGCTGCCGATGAACCGCAAGGGCGAGGCCGACCTGCCGCTACAAGCCGGCCACACCGGAGAGCCGACGCTCTCGACGGGCTTCGTCGACTACGAACTCTCGCCGCGCGAGTACGAGTTGTCGCTGACCCAGACCGTGCTGAAGGTCCACACCCGGGTCGCCGACCTCTACAACCACCCGATGAACCAGACCGAGCAGCAACTCCGGCTGACCGTCGAGGAGATCCGCGAACGGCAGGAGTGGGAGCTGGTCAACAACCGGGAGTTCGGGCTGCTGCACAACGCCGACTACTCCCAGCGCGTCAGCACGTTCACCGGCCCGCCGACGCCGGACGACATGGACGAGCTGCTGTCGATGCGGCGCAGGACCAAGCTGTTCCTCGCCCATCCCAAGGCGATCGCGGCCTTCTTCCGGCAGTGCAACCGGCGTGGTCTGGTGCCCGGCACGGCCACCGTCGAGGGGCACGAGATCCCGGCCTGGCGCGGGGTGCCGATCTTCCCGTGCAACAAGATCCCGATCAGCCCGCAGCACACCAGCAGCATCCTCGCGCTGCGCACCGGCGAGGCCGACCAGGGGGTCGTCGGCCTGTACCAGACGGGCATCCCGGAGGAGTTCCAACCCGGCCTGAACGTACGGTTCATGGGGGTCGACGCCAACTCGATCATCCGCTACCTCGTGACCGCGTACTACTCGATGGCCGTCCTCGTGCCGGACGCGGCCGGAGTCCTGGAGAACGTCCAGGTCGGCCGGACGGCCGAGTGAGGACGGGCCGAGTGAGGACGGGCCGAGTGAGGACGGGCCGAGTACGGGCGGGTCGAGTACGGGCGGGTCGAGTACGGGCGGGTCGAGTGCGGGCGGGGAGGTCGCGGTGAGTGCGCCCCCGAGCGCCGGGAGTGCGCTGCCCGGTCCGCCGAATCTCGCCGCGAGCGTGCGGGCCCGGCGCGGCGGGGCGATCCCGGGCCTCAGGTACCGGCAGGCCGCGCCCGCCGATCCGGAGCAGGCCGCGGAGATCGACCGCAGGCTGGAGGCGTGGGCCCGCGGCCTGGATCTGTTCCCGGCGGCCTGGAACGGGGACTTCGCGGGGTTCCAGTTCGGCCGCGCGGTGGTGCTCCAGCATCCGTGCGCGGCCGACCTGGAACGCCTCACGGTCGCCGGCAAACTGCTGCTGGCCGAGAACATCGTCGACAACTGCTACTGCGAGGAGGACGAGGACAAGGGCGGCTCGCGCAGCGGGCTCGGCGGCCGGCTGGTCATGTCGCAGTCGGCGCTCGACCCCTACCACGGCCCGCCCGACCTCCAGGCGGAGTGGACGCAGGGGATGCAGGCCGACGGCCCGCTGCGGGCGTACCACTGGGCTCTGAAGGACTACGCCGTCCTCGCCACGCCCAGCCAGACGGACCGGTTCGTGCACGACATCGCCCGGCTGCACCTGGGCTATCTCGCCGAGGCGGCCTGGGGGGAGACCCGGTACGTGCCGCGGGTGTGGGAGTACTTGGTGATGCGGCAGTTCAACAACTTCCGGCCGTGTCTGTCGGTCGTCGACGCGGTGGACGGCTACGAACTGCCCGAGGCGCTCTACGCCCGCCCCGAGATCCAGCGCGTCACGGCGCTCGCCGGCAACGCCACCACCATCGTCAACGACCTGTACTCCTTCACCAAGGAGCTGGCCGGCGACCCGACCCATCTCAACCTGCCGCAGGTCGTCGCCGCCAACGACCGGCGCGGTCTGAAGGCCGCGTACCTGAAGTCGGTCGGGATCCACAACCAGATCATGGCGGCGTTCGAGGAGGAGTCCGCCCTGCTCGCCGCGACCTCGCCGCTCATCGAGCGCTACACGCGCGGCCTGGCGGACTGGGTGGCCGGCAACCACGAGTGGCACGCCACCAACACCCACCGCTACCACCTGCCCGACTACTGGTGACCGCCGCCTTCCTGACACCCCGTCGGCACCGAGCACCGTCACCCACCGAGCACCGTCATGCAGAGCAGCACCGTCACGCATCGCAGCACGAGGAGCCACCGTTGACCATCACCCCGGACGCCATCGCCACGACCGTCCCGCTGCCGACCCAGTCCACGTACCAGAACCGCGTCGCGGACTACTGGAACGCCGAGGAGAACCCGGTCAACCTCGAACTCGGCAGGATCGACGACCTCTACCACCATCACTACGGCGTCGGCGCGGCCGACTGGACCGTGCTCGACGAGCCCGACGCCGATCTGCGCCGCGCGCGGGTCACCGCCGAACTGCACCGCCTGGAGCACGCCCAAGCCGAACTGCTGGCCGCCCGGCTCGGCCGGCTCACCCCCGCCGACCGGGTCTTCGACGCCGGGTGCGGTCGCGGCGGCGGCAGTGTCGTGGCGAACCAGCGGCACGGCTGCCACGCGGACGGCGTCACCATCTCCGCCAAGCAGGCCGGGTTCGCCAACGAACAGGCCCGCAAGCGGGGCATCGACGACAAGGTGCGCTACCACCATCGCAACATGCTCGACACCGGCCTGGAGACCGGCGCGTACGCGGCGTCGTGGAACAACGAGTCGACCATGTACGTCGAGCTGGACCTGCTGTTCGCCGAGCACGCCCGGCTACTGCGCCGCGGCGGACGGTATGTCGTCGTCACCGGCTGCTACAACGACACCTACGGCCAGGCCTCGCGCGAGGTGTCGCTCATCAACGCCCACTACATCTGCGACATCCACCCGCGCTCGGCCTACTTCCAGGCGCTGGCCCGCAACCGGCTGGTGCCGGTCCACGTGGAGGACCTCACGGAGGCGGCCATCCCCTACTGGGAGCTGCGCAGCCAGGCCGACCACCTGGTCACCGGCATCGAGGAGACCTTCCTCACCGCCTACCGCAACGGCAGCTTCCAGTACCTGCTGATCGCGGCCGACCGGGTCTGAACCAGACCGGATCTCAACGAGGCCGGATCTCAACGGGGCGGGGACCGGGCTCCGGCGATCTCGCCGGCCCAGTCCCGTCGGGCGCGGCCCCGCGCCGGTGACCGGTGCCGCCTACGCCCCGTCGTACGCCTTCTGCAGGGCGGCGATGTCGAGCTTGCCCATCGCGAGCATGGCCTTCATGGCGCGGGCGGCCTTCTCGGAGTCGCCGCCGGTGACCATGGCCATGAGCGCGGCGGGGACGACCTGCCAGGACACGCCGTACTTGTCCTTGAGCCAGCCGCAGGGGCCGGGCTCGCCGCCGCCCTCGAGGAGCCTGTCCCAGTAGAAGTCGACCTCCTCCTGGTCGGCGCAGTGGATCTGGAAGGAGATCGCCTCGTTGAACTTGAACTCCGGGCCGCCGTTCAGCCCGACGAACTTCTGGCCGTTCGCCGTGAACTCCACGGTGAGCACGGACCCGGCGGTGCCCGGACCTGCTTCGGTGTAGCGGGTGACGTCGCCGACCTCGGAGTTCTTGAAGATCGACACGTAGTGGTGGGCGGCTTCCTCGGCCTGGCCGTCGAACCAGAGACACGTGGTGAATCCGTCGGTGGTCATGAATACCTCCTGGGCGTGGAACGCGGTCATCAGTGTCGACCGCCGTCCGCCCCGAAACTCATCGCCCGGGCCGTGGATTAATCCGAATGCGCTCTGCCCGTGGCGAATCTGCCGCGGGCAGAGAAACCGCCTTCGGGCGCCGCCGGAGGCCGAGAGTGGGGTCGACGGCAGTCACGCCACGACGAGGAGAACCGATGACTCCACTCACCACGCTCGCTCCCCGCGCCGAGGAGGGCGACACCGCGTCCACCCGCTTCGACGACCACCTCGCCGCCCAACTGCTCGACCAGCGCATCGTGTTGCTCGGCACCCAGGTCGACGAGGTCTCCGCGAACCGGGTCTGCGCGCAACTGCTGATCCTGTCGGCGCAGGACCCGCGCACCGACATCGCCCTGTACATCAACAGCCCGGGCGGGTCGGTGCACGCGGGGCTCGCCGTCTACGACACGATGCGGCTGATCCCCAACGACGTCTCGACGCTCGCCATGGGCTTCGCGGCCAGCATGGGTCAGTTCCTGCTCAGCGTCGGCGCGCCCGGCAAGCGGTACGCGCTGCCGAACGCGCGCGTCATGATGCACCAGCCGTCGGCCGGGATCGGCGGCACCACGTCGGACATCGAGATCCAGGCGGACAACCTGGAGCACACCAAGCGGACCATCGAGCGGATCACCGCCGAGCACACCGGTCAGACCCCGGAGACCATCTCGCGCGACGGCGACCGCGATCGCTGGTTCACGGCCGAGGAGGCCAGGGAGTACGGCATCGTGGACCGGGTCGTGGAGTCCCTCGCGGACGTCCGCCCGGCCGCCTCCAAGCGACGGATGGGGCTGTGACCATGGGCACCTACACGATTCCGAACGTCGTCGAGCGCACCCCGCAGGGCGAGCGGTCCTACGACGTCTTCAGCCGGCTGCTGTCGGAGCGGATCATCTTCCTCGGCACCGAGATCGACGACGGGGTCGCCAACGTCGTCATCGCGCAGCTCCTCCATCTGGAGTCGGCGTCCCCGGAGAGCGAGATCTCGATCTACCTCAACTCCCCGGGCGGATCGTTCACTTCACTGATGGCGATCTACGACACGATGACGTTCGTGCAGGCGCCGATCTCGACGTTCTGCGTCGGGCAGGCGGCGTCGACGGCGGCCGTGCTGCTGGCGGGCGGGGATCCCGGCCGCCGGTTCGTGCTGGAGCACGCGCGCGTGCTGCTCGGGCAGCCGGCCAGCGGCGGCCGCCAGGGCACGGTGTCCGACCTGGCGCTGCAGGCCAAGGAGATGGTCCGTATCCGCGCCCAGGTGGAGGAGGTACTGGCCCGCCACACCCCCCACGACCTGGCGACCCTGCGCACGGACATGGACCGCGACAAGGTGTTCACCGCACCGGAGGCGGTGGCGTACGGGCTGGCCGACGAGGTGCTGAGCCGGCGTCTCGTGAACGTGTGAGACGCCGGCCCGCGCGGGTCGTCAGGCGGCCAGGCAGAGTCCGTCGTACGACGAACTCGTCGTCGCACGGCTCCTGTTGGAGTGGCTCCTGCCGGAGTGGCGGCTGCTGAGCCGGATCAGCTCTCCCTGGGCCCGGCCCAGCAGGTCGCCCAGGCTCAGGCCGAGGGCGTGGGCGGCGGCCGCGAGGACCTCCGAGGAGGCTTCCTTGCGGCCGCGCTCCACCTCCGAGAGGTACGGCATGGAGATGCGGGCCGAGTCGGCGACGTCCTTGAGGGTGCGCTCCTGCGCCTGGCGTTCGCGGCGCAGGACGTCTCCGACCAGGTCGCGCCACAGGGGCTCGCGCGCGGCGGGTCTGGCGGCGGGGGCGGCGGTGTCGCCCGGGCGCTCGGCAGGCGGGCGCAGCGGGATCACACGGGCTTGGTTCGGCGCTTGGTCGCTCACCTGACCAGCCTAGAAGAGCGGCCCGCGACCGGAAGGGGCCCGGCGTTGCGCCCTCGGTGGAATCCGTGCCGGAATCCCGCACGCATGGGTCGGCCCGGATCGGGTACCCGCCCCCTGAGCGGGCTCGTGTGTTCGTGTCCGCTCACGGACCGAGAACAGCAGACGCCAAGCCGTGACGTTCGAGGGATTCGAGGGAGAGGCAATGCAGACCGCCGTGATCCGGTCGGAGGCCAAGGCCGTCGAGAGCACCCCCGTGACCAGCACGGACGGCGCACCGCTGCCGGGAATCGAGGCACCGCGGAGCGTGGCTCCGCGCGACGCACGGGAGCTGTCCCGCCAGTTCTTCCAGCGGCTGGCCGTACTCGAAGAGGGCACGCACGACTACCAGTACGCGCGCAACACGCTCATCGAGATGAACATGTCCCTGGTGCGGTTCGCGGCCGGCCGGTTCCGCGGTCGCGGGGACGACATGGAGGACATCGTCCAGACCGGGATGATCGGCCTGATCAAGGCCATCGACCGGTTCGAGATCTCGCGCGAGGTGGAGTTCACGTCGTTCGCGCTGCCGTACATCGTCGGTGAGATCAAGCGGTTCTTCCGGGACACGACCTGGGCGGTGCACGTGCCGCGCCGGTTGCAGGAGCTGCGCGTCGAGCTGGCCAAGGCCCGGGACGAACTCGCCGGCCGGCTGGACCGGGATCCGACGGTGGCGGAGCTGGCCACGCTGATGAACCTCGCGGAGAACCAGGTGGTCGAGGCGCAGATCGCCGCCAACGGCTACAACTCCTCCTCGCTCGACGCGGCGCTGACCGGCGACGGCCCGGAGCACGGCGAGTCGGTTCTCGCGGACTTCATCGGCGTGGAGGAGGACGGGCTGCGGCTCGTCGAGGACTTCCACTCGCTCGCCCCGCTCATGGCCGAACTCAGCGAGCGCGACCGGCAGATCATCCACCTGCGGTTCGTGGAGGAGGCCACCCAGTCGGAGATCGGCGAACGGCTCGGCTGTTCCCAGATGCACGTGTCCCGGCTGATCAAGCGGATCATCACGCGGCTGCGCCAGGGGATGCTGGGCGAACTGGGCTGCGCCTGACGGCCCTGGCCTGCGCCCGACGGCTCAGCCGCCGAACCTGAGCAGCGCGCGGACGCGTTTGCCGACCGGCACGCGCTCGGCGGTGACCTCCGCCGCCAGCGCGTGCACGATCTCCAGACCGTGCCGGCCGATGCGCCGGGGGTCCTTCGGGAAGCGCAGGGGCAGCGCGTCGCTGCTGTCGTACACGCACACCGTGACCGCGTCGTCCGTACCCTCCAGTTCCAGGATGTACGGCCCGTTGCTGTGCCGGTCGGCGTTGGTGACCAGTTCGCTGACGACCAGGAGCACGTCCCCGCTCGCTCGGTCGCCGATCGTGGCGCACCATTCCGTTCTGAGCTGGTCGACGAAGTGGGCGGCGAAGGAACGGGCCTCGGCTATGCAGCCGGGTTCACCGGTGTAGTGCGCCGCCCGCCGCAGGGGTTCCACGGGTACGTCGAAGCCGGTCGGTACCACTGCCCCGTCCAGGTGCTCGATCATGCGTTTCTCTCTCGGAGGCCGGACTGGCCGGACGCTGCTGTGCACCTGTGCTCGTACCCCGTGCCGCGCCGCGCAGTCCCCGTCGGCCGTCACCCTGTCCGGGCGACGGCCATGGGGTTGCTCACACGGCGGGTGAGAGGGCGGACGACGTCCGGCTGGTGACGCCCGCCGACGGCGGGGCCTGCGAGAGCGAGGAGAGGGAGCTCTCCGGCTCGTCCGTGAGTTCGGACAGCGAGCTCGGCGGCTCGGAGAGCCCGGACTCCTCGGACCTGGACCCGGAGGACGGCGGCTCCGAGGACGGGGGCTCGGAACTCGGGGGCCGGGAACTCGGGGGCTCGGAGCTGTGCGACTCGGAGGACGGCGGTTTCGTGGACGGGGATTCCTTGGACGGGGATTCCTTGGACGGGGACTTCGAGCCCGGGGACTTCGAGGACGACCCGGACGACGGCGGCACGCAGCCCGTCGGCTTACCGGTCGCGGCGCCGGTGGGCGGCGAGACGCACGTCGGCATGCCCGGGGTGCTGACGGTGATGGACGGCGTCAGCTTCGCCGGCGGCCGGGTGGGCCGGTCGTGGTGCACGTCGCCGCCCGGCCGGCGGGCGATCCAGTGGTGGCCGGGGTGGGGGTCGTAGAGCACGAAGACGTTGACCACCTTCACGGAGGCGTTGACCACGACCGTCGTCGAGGGGCTGTACGAGGACCAGGTGTGGCCGGTCCGCTTGTACCCGGACTGCTGGGCGACGGGCGGGGTCAGCGGGTTGCCGCAGGCGCAGCGCACCCGGGGGACGCCGCGCCCGTCGACCATGACCGCCGTGCCGGCCTGCAGGATCGCCTGATAGGTGGTGGCGGCTCCGTCACGGTATCCGTGGTTGGTGACGCGGGTGTCCAGGCGCAGTTGCACGGGGGTGAGGGAGCGCAGGTAGCCGGGGACCTGGGCGGGGTCGACGCCGGCCACGGAGGCGAACGCCTTGTTCTTGGCGGGGTCCTGCTGGAGGTACTTGATCTGCAGCGCCACGTCGCAACTGGAGACGTTGAGGGTGCCGCCGTACAGTCCGGGCTGCCCGCCGCTGACCCCGGGGACGGTGTTCCCGGGCGGGGCGGAGCCCTGCGGGGCGACGGAGGCGGGCGACGCGGAGCTGGTCTTGGCGGCGTTCTCGCCCGTGAAGCTGTCCGGTCCGGGGTCGCCGGCCGGCTGCATGAAGACCTCGCCGGCCGCCTGGTTCGAGCCGCCGCCTCCGGGCAGGGTCAGGACCAGGGCGAGGGCCGTCGCGGCCACGACCGCCGTGGTGATCAGGGCGACCCGGGGCGCGGACTTCCACCAGGGCCGGCGCGGTTCCCAGCCACCGCCGCCCCCCGGGGAGTCGCCGACGGGCGGCTCGGACGGCGGGCCCGAGGGCGGCGGCTGGGAGGGACCCGACAGCGGGCCGGAGGGCGGGCCGGCCGGTCGCCCGGTGGGCCGCCCCGTGGGTTCCGTGGGCGGTTCCGACGGGCGGCCGGAAGACGGAGGTTCGACACTCACGAGCACTCCCGACGTGGATTTACCGCGGCGCTTCACGTGACCGGGTGACCGATGCGACCGATCCGACCGGCCTGGTCGAAATGCGCCGTTTTATTCCGCAACGCACCCATTGTGTGCTCCGATCAGGCGCCGCCCGCAAGCCGGACGCCGACGGCCCCTCCCCCGGCCCCTCCCGACGAGCGCGCTCCGCCGGCGCTGCTTAGCGTGGGCAGGGTGAGCTCCCACACCCCCTATGACCAGGCAGTCTCCCGCCACGGCTGGGTGCAGGCGGTCGCCGCGGCACTGGCCGGGCTGATCGCCATGGGGGTGGTGGCCGCGCTGGGACTGTGGGCGGCCGGCGCCTCGGACCTGCCGCAGGGCGCCTACCCCCGGGTCGTCGCGGCGACCGTCGTCACGGCCGTCGGCGGCACGGTCGAGGTCTCCGGGAGCGCCGGCGGGCTCGCCGACACGCAGGCCGGTCTGACGGTGATCCCGCTGTCCGTCACCCTGGTGGGCGTACTCGTCGTCGGTGCCGGATTCCTGCGGCCGCTGCGGCACCGGGCGGTGGCCGGCGCGGCGGAGCTGGCCTGGTGGGCGGCCCGGATCGCCGTCGTGTGGCTCCTCGGTCTGCTCGGTCTGGCCCTCGCCGCGCGCCAGACCTTCAAGCTCTCCCTCGGTGACGACACGCTGAGCGACCTGGGTGAACTGTTCGACGTCAGCCCCGAGGTCGGTTTCACCACCGACGTGCCGCTCACCCTGGTGATCGGGCTGCTGTGGCTGGCCGGGGTGCTGGCGCTGGCGCTGCTGGTCTCGCGCGGGGCTCCGCTGCCGGCCCGGCTGCTGCGCTTCCAGGAGTCGGTACGGCCGGCCGCGCACGCGATGGTCGTGCTGCTGCTCGCCTGGGTCGCCCTGGGCGTCGTCGCCGCGCTGGTCGTCGCGGCGACCCGCGGGCACGCCACCGAGACCCTCGCGGTGGTGCTGCTCGGCATGCCCAACCTGATGTGGCTGACGTTCACGATCGGGCTGGGCGCGACCTGGAACGGCCGGGTGGAGGGTCCGTTCGGGCTGCCGATGCCGCATGTGCTGGACGAGGTGCTGCGCAGCCGGGACACCGCCGCGCTGAACCTGAGCACGCTCGCCGAGCACGACGGCCGCGTGTGGTGGCTGGTAGTCGTGAACGCGGTGCTGCTGCTGGCGGCCGCGTTCTCGATGGCGGCCCACTCACCGCCCCGGATGCGCGCCTGGCAGCACGCCGTGCACATGGCGGTCGCGCTGGTGCTCACGGTGCTGATGGTCTGTCTGGTGGGCCGGATCTCCGCGCACTTCGGCCTCTCCGTGCTCGGCATCGGCGACCTGGGCGGCAATCTGTCCGGGGAGCTGTTCCTGCGCCCCGAGGTGTGGTCGGCGCTCGGTTTCGCCGCGCTGTGGGGGCTGGTCACCGGTTTCCTGGGCGGGCTGCTGGCGGGGCTGCTGCGCCGCCGGGGCGGGACACAACCCCTGGTGGCCTGACGGCTCAGTGCCGGTCGCCGGGGAAGACCGGCCGCGCCCAGCGCGGAGGCGTCGGCGTGGGCGTCGACGCCGGGGTGGCGACCAGCTCCGTCGGCGGGTGGACCGCCCGGTGCCCGCCGCCGCCCTTCGCCCTCAGCTCGGCGACGAAGGCGGCGCAGGTGGGGTGGCGGGCCTCGGGGTTCTTGGCGAGGGCCCGGGCGAACACCGCGTCGAGGTACGGGGGGAGGTCGGGGCGGACCTCCGTCAGCGGGGTCGGGTCGGCGTTCTGGTGGGCCCAGAGCAGGGCCATGTCGTCGTCGCGGAGGAAGGGCGGGCGGCCCGCGAGGCACTCGTAGACCACGCAGGCGAAGCCGTAGACGTCGCAGCGGCCGTCGACCGGGCGGCCGGAGATCTGCTCGGGGGCGACGTAGTCGAGCGTGCCGACGAACTGTCCGACCGTCGTGAACCCGGTCAGCGACAGCGACTTCTTCGTCAGGCCGAAGTCGGTGAGGTAGACGTGCTCGGGGTGGTCGCTGTCGGTGCCCCGGGACACCAGGATGTTGCCGGGCTTGACGTCCCGGTGGACCAGTCCGTGTTCGTGGGCGGCGTCCAGCGCGGAGGCGACCTGCGCGGCGATGCGGACGGCCGTCGGCAGCGGCAGGGGGCCCTCGCGGTCCAGGAGCTGGCGCAGGTCGCTCCCGTCGACGTACCGCATGGCGATGTAGAGCACCCCGTCGGTCTCGTCCGCCTCGAAGACGGGCACGATGTGCGGGTGGTCGATCGCCGCCGCCACCCGCGACTCGTGGGTGAAGCGCTTGCGGAAGGTGTCGTTGCGGGCCAGCTCCGGGGCGAGCAGTTTGAGCGCGACGGTCCGGTCCAGGCGCAGGTCACGGGCGCGGTAGACGACGG
The Streptomyces sp. NBC_01485 genome window above contains:
- a CDS encoding streptophobe family protein, whose protein sequence is MSSHTPYDQAVSRHGWVQAVAAALAGLIAMGVVAALGLWAAGASDLPQGAYPRVVAATVVTAVGGTVEVSGSAGGLADTQAGLTVIPLSVTLVGVLVVGAGFLRPLRHRAVAGAAELAWWAARIAVVWLLGLLGLALAARQTFKLSLGDDTLSDLGELFDVSPEVGFTTDVPLTLVIGLLWLAGVLALALLVSRGAPLPARLLRFQESVRPAAHAMVVLLLAWVALGVVAALVVAATRGHATETLAVVLLGMPNLMWLTFTIGLGATWNGRVEGPFGLPMPHVLDEVLRSRDTAALNLSTLAEHDGRVWWLVVVNAVLLLAAAFSMAAHSPPRMRAWQHAVHMAVALVLTVLMVCLVGRISAHFGLSVLGIGDLGGNLSGELFLRPEVWSALGFAALWGLVTGFLGGLLAGLLRRRGGTQPLVA
- a CDS encoding serine/threonine-protein kinase, with product MSHGTSPFSGRASELIGRQVAGYRIEREIGRGGMAVVYRARDLRLDRTVALKLLAPELARNDTFRKRFTHESRVAAAIDHPHIVPVFEADETDGVLYIAMRYVDGSDLRQLLDREGPLPLPTAVRIAAQVASALDAAHEHGLVHRDVKPGNILVSRGTDSDHPEHVYLTDFGLTKKSLSLTGFTTVGQFVGTLDYVAPEQISGRPVDGRCDVYGFACVVYECLAGRPPFLRDDDMALLWAHQNADPTPLTEVRPDLPPYLDAVFARALAKNPEARHPTCAAFVAELRAKGGGGHRAVHPPTELVATPASTPTPTPPRWARPVFPGDRH